From a single Pseudomonas triticicola genomic region:
- the gspE gene encoding type II secretion system ATPase GspE has translation MSALPYAWAKAQRILLRDGVLTVCPSTPGWSISEVRRQFGATRLERVRDDELDGLLASAYADTGSAAAVVGAAENEVDLDRLMQDMPEITDLLDTQDGAPVIRMINALLTQAARDEASDIHIEPFETHSVVRYRVDGTLRDVVSPRKALHGALVSRIKIMAQLDIAEKRLPQDGRIALRVAGRPIDIRVSTVPTGHGERVVMRLLDKQAGRLHLETLGMDAQVLAKLDHLIRQPHGIVLVTGPTGSGKTTSLYAALARLDASTSNILTVEDPVEYDLPGISQIQVNAKIDMTFALALRAILRQDPDIIMIGEIRDLETAQIAVQASLTGHLVLATLHTNDAVSAVNRLIDMGVEPFLLASSMLGVLAQRLVRRLCNQCKQEDPATPGTWRPVGCAACNHAGYSGRTGIHELFCIDDNIRTLIHQGAGEQALRAAASKAGMFSLREDGERWIRSGATAPEEILRVTRDA, from the coding sequence ATGAGTGCATTGCCGTACGCCTGGGCCAAGGCGCAGCGCATTCTTTTGCGCGATGGCGTGCTGACGGTGTGCCCGTCAACGCCCGGCTGGTCGATCAGCGAAGTGCGTCGGCAGTTCGGTGCGACGCGGCTGGAGCGTGTGCGCGATGACGAGCTCGACGGTTTGCTCGCCAGCGCTTACGCCGACACCGGTAGTGCGGCGGCGGTGGTGGGTGCGGCGGAAAACGAGGTCGACCTCGATCGACTGATGCAGGACATGCCGGAAATCACCGACCTGCTCGACACCCAGGACGGCGCGCCGGTGATTCGCATGATCAACGCCTTGCTCACCCAGGCCGCGCGCGATGAGGCCAGCGACATTCACATCGAGCCGTTCGAAACCCATTCGGTGGTGCGCTACCGCGTCGACGGCACCCTGCGCGATGTGGTCTCGCCGCGCAAGGCGTTGCACGGTGCGCTGGTGTCGCGGATCAAGATCATGGCCCAGCTCGACATCGCCGAAAAACGCTTGCCGCAGGACGGTCGTATCGCCTTGCGCGTAGCGGGGCGGCCGATCGATATTCGTGTATCGACGGTGCCCACCGGCCACGGCGAACGAGTGGTGATGCGCCTGCTCGACAAACAGGCCGGGCGCTTGCATCTGGAAACCCTCGGCATGGATGCACAGGTGCTGGCCAAACTCGATCATTTGATCCGCCAGCCCCACGGCATCGTCCTGGTCACCGGGCCGACCGGCAGCGGCAAGACCACCAGCCTCTACGCGGCGTTGGCGCGACTGGATGCGAGCACCAGCAACATCCTCACCGTGGAAGATCCGGTGGAATACGACCTGCCGGGGATCAGCCAGATTCAGGTCAACGCCAAGATCGACATGACCTTTGCCCTCGCGCTGCGGGCGATTCTGCGGCAGGACCCGGACATCATCATGATCGGCGAAATCCGCGATCTCGAGACCGCACAAATCGCCGTGCAGGCCTCGCTCACCGGGCACTTGGTGCTGGCGACGCTGCACACCAACGACGCGGTGTCGGCGGTCAATCGCCTGATCGACATGGGCGTCGAACCGTTCTTGCTCGCGTCATCCATGCTCGGCGTCCTCGCGCAACGTCTGGTGCGGCGCCTGTGCAACCAATGCAAACAGGAAGACCCGGCCACGCCCGGCACCTGGCGTCCGGTCGGCTGCGCAGCGTGCAATCACGCCGGTTACAGCGGCCGCACCGGCATCCACGAATTGTTCTGCATCGACGACAACATCCGCACGCTGATCCACCAAGGGGCAGGGGAGCAGGCCTTGCGCGCGGCGGCGTCGAAAGCAGGGATGTTCAGCCTGCGTGAGGACGGTGAGCGCTGGATTCGCAGCGGTGCCACCGCGCCGGAAGAAATCCTTCGTGTGACACGGGACGCCTGA
- the gspF gene encoding type II secretion system inner membrane protein GspF, which produces MNRYRFEAADATGKIESGHLEADSQSAALSALRGRGLTALSVHEESNVARHGGGGLFSARLSDNDLAWATRQLASLLGASLPLEAALSATVEQAEKKHIAQTLSAVRADVRSGMRLAESLASRPRDFPEIYRALIAAGEESGDLAQVMERLADYIEERNNLRGKILTAFIYPGVVGLVSIGIVIFLLSYVVPQVVSAFSQARQDLPGLTLAMLTASDFIRAWGWLCAALMAGAFWSWRLYLRNPAARLSWHHRVLKLPLFGRFILGLNTARFASTLAILGGAGVPLLRALEAARQTLSNDRLSLSVSEATAKVREGVNLAAALRVENVFPPVLIHLIASGEKTGSLPPMLERAAQTLSRDIERRAMGMTALLEPLMIVVMGGVVLVIVMAVLLPIIEINQLVQ; this is translated from the coding sequence ATGAATCGCTATCGCTTTGAAGCGGCGGATGCCACCGGGAAAATCGAGTCCGGACACCTTGAGGCGGACAGCCAGAGCGCGGCGTTGAGTGCCTTGCGCGGACGTGGATTGACAGCGCTGTCGGTGCACGAGGAAAGCAACGTCGCCCGACACGGTGGCGGCGGTTTGTTCAGCGCCAGACTCTCCGACAACGACCTCGCCTGGGCCACGCGGCAACTGGCGAGCCTGCTCGGCGCCAGTCTGCCATTGGAAGCAGCACTGAGCGCCACAGTCGAGCAGGCCGAGAAAAAGCATATCGCCCAGACCCTGAGCGCCGTGCGCGCTGATGTGCGCAGCGGCATGCGTCTGGCGGAATCGCTGGCGTCGCGGCCACGGGATTTTCCCGAGATTTACCGCGCGCTGATTGCCGCTGGCGAAGAGTCCGGCGATCTCGCCCAGGTGATGGAACGGCTGGCCGATTACATCGAGGAACGCAACAACCTGCGCGGCAAGATTCTCACTGCGTTCATCTATCCCGGCGTGGTCGGGCTGGTGTCGATCGGCATTGTGATTTTCCTGCTCAGTTACGTGGTGCCGCAGGTGGTCAGCGCGTTCTCTCAAGCGCGGCAGGATTTGCCGGGGCTGACGCTGGCGATGCTCACCGCCAGTGATTTCATTCGTGCGTGGGGCTGGTTGTGTGCGGCGCTGATGGCCGGGGCGTTCTGGAGCTGGCGTTTGTATTTGCGCAATCCGGCGGCGCGCTTGAGCTGGCATCACCGGGTGCTGAAGTTGCCGCTGTTCGGGCGTTTCATTCTCGGCCTGAACACCGCGCGCTTCGCGTCCACGCTGGCGATCCTCGGCGGTGCCGGCGTGCCGTTGTTGCGTGCATTGGAAGCGGCGCGGCAGACATTGTCCAACGACCGCTTGAGCCTGAGCGTCAGCGAGGCCACGGCGAAGGTGCGCGAAGGCGTCAACCTCGCCGCCGCGCTGCGCGTGGAGAATGTGTTCCCGCCGGTGCTGATTCACCTGATCGCCAGCGGCGAGAAAACCGGCTCGCTGCCACCGATGCTCGAGCGCGCGGCACAGACGCTTTCCCGGGACATTGAACGGCGAGCGATGGGCATGACCGCGTTGCTCGAGCCGCTGATGATTGTGGTGATGGGCGGGGTGGTGCTGGTGATTGTGATGGCGGTGTTGTTGCCGATTATTGAGATCAATCAGTTGGTGCAGTAG
- the gspL gene encoding type II secretion system protein GspL has protein sequence MSQLRVALPPLAELELHSEVSCAWLDSQGQVSREERLTLSQLGQRPKQPPLLCFLHPADSLLASIDLPPLPTNKTAAAVQCAAQALMLGDSSQMHIGHSPRDASGQVQIAWVARQHLQRLAAVLKQAGLTLRGLYPAPYSLPVLPGVVACVAEGHLLRRESLNSAQVEPLLGDEVDEASFAADATQRWIGPLPGWGLHGGLQQTGGEQRGWGRAVGCVALAVAVWVIGLNLYAAREARQGQQLKAQMSQRVKQAFPELPVILNPLQQARQQLEQRQKGAVDDPAQNFNRLVLQAGTGMPFMAGSVERLTYRDGVLQLALLSDANRGGSDKDWQSTLAQAGISVTADDAGWTLRPSDESSANTNEDDDSGADDE, from the coding sequence ATGAGTCAGTTGCGCGTCGCGTTGCCGCCGCTGGCGGAGCTGGAGTTGCACAGCGAAGTGAGCTGCGCCTGGCTGGATAGTCAGGGGCAGGTCAGTCGTGAGGAACGACTGACTTTGAGTCAGTTGGGGCAACGGCCGAAGCAACCACCGCTGCTGTGCTTTCTGCACCCGGCCGACAGCCTGCTCGCCAGCATTGATCTGCCGCCGCTGCCCACGAACAAAACGGCGGCCGCTGTGCAGTGTGCGGCGCAGGCGTTGATGCTCGGTGACAGCAGCCAAATGCATATCGGCCACAGTCCTCGTGATGCGAGTGGGCAGGTGCAAATCGCCTGGGTGGCGCGGCAGCACTTGCAGCGTCTAGCTGCGGTACTCAAGCAGGCGGGGTTGACGCTGCGCGGTTTGTATCCGGCGCCGTACAGCCTGCCAGTGCTGCCGGGGGTTGTCGCTTGTGTGGCGGAAGGGCATTTGCTCCGGCGCGAGAGTTTGAACAGTGCGCAGGTTGAGCCGTTGCTCGGTGACGAAGTTGATGAGGCATCGTTCGCAGCTGACGCGACACAGCGCTGGATCGGTCCTTTGCCCGGTTGGGGTTTGCACGGTGGTCTGCAACAAACCGGCGGCGAGCAACGTGGCTGGGGACGCGCTGTCGGGTGTGTGGCTTTGGCCGTGGCGGTTTGGGTGATTGGTCTGAATCTGTATGCCGCCCGCGAAGCGCGACAGGGCCAGCAGCTCAAAGCGCAAATGAGTCAGCGGGTGAAGCAGGCGTTCCCGGAATTGCCGGTTATTCTCAACCCGCTGCAACAGGCGCGTCAGCAACTCGAGCAACGGCAAAAAGGCGCGGTCGATGACCCGGCGCAAAACTTCAATCGACTGGTGTTGCAGGCCGGCACCGGCATGCCGTTCATGGCTGGCAGTGTCGAGCGTCTGACCTATCGCGACGGCGTCTTGCAGCTGGCGCTGCTCAGCGATGCAAACCGTGGCGGTAGCGACAAGGACTGGCAAAGCACCTTGGCCCAGGCCGGCATCAGCGTCACTGCCGATGACGCAGGCTGGACCTTGCGCCCGAGCGATGAATCCAGCGCAAACACCAACGAAGACGACGACAGCGGAGCAGACGATGAGTAG
- a CDS encoding substrate-binding domain-containing protein, producing the protein MFKRTLIAASLTVAALASAQAMAVTGGGASLPAALYKGSANSILPANFSYAVTGSGIGKSAFLTNNAAQFSTTGTVHFAASDSILSAAELSTYTTNFGASYGPLIQLPSVATSVAIPYKKAGNTTLNLTSAQLCDALSGTKTTWGALLGTADTTAIRVVYRSTSSGTTEILSRHLNSICPTKFAVNSTFTNARLPAGSALPSTWVGVANTADVATAVNAVDGSIGYVGPDGVNATSNAVVARVNGVQPTNANVTLALSTAPVPSAPANPAGWAPVVPNPASGYPIVAYTNFIFGQCYKDAAVATAVRNFLTTHYSNPGNNVATVAHSFTPVPNNWKTAVTANFITNTSGNNLDINNANACNGIGRPL; encoded by the coding sequence ATGTTCAAGCGCACTCTGATCGCCGCCTCACTGACCGTCGCCGCTCTGGCTTCCGCCCAGGCCATGGCCGTAACCGGTGGTGGCGCCTCGCTGCCTGCCGCACTGTACAAAGGTTCTGCCAACAGCATCCTGCCTGCCAACTTCAGCTACGCCGTGACCGGTAGCGGCATCGGCAAAAGCGCCTTCCTGACCAACAACGCTGCACAGTTCAGCACTACCGGCACCGTGCATTTCGCCGCTAGCGACTCGATCCTCAGCGCTGCGGAACTGAGCACCTACACCACCAACTTCGGTGCTTCGTACGGCCCGTTGATCCAGCTGCCATCGGTGGCCACTTCGGTTGCCATTCCGTACAAAAAAGCCGGCAACACCACCCTTAACCTGACCAGCGCTCAGTTGTGCGACGCGTTGTCGGGCACCAAGACTACCTGGGGCGCGCTGTTGGGTACCGCCGACACCACCGCAATCCGCGTGGTTTATCGCAGCACTTCGAGCGGCACCACCGAAATCCTCAGCCGTCACCTGAACTCGATCTGCCCGACCAAATTCGCCGTCAACTCCACCTTCACCAACGCTCGTCTGCCGGCCGGTTCCGCGCTGCCATCGACTTGGGTCGGCGTAGCCAACACCGCTGATGTGGCCACTGCGGTGAACGCCGTGGACGGTTCGATCGGCTATGTGGGTCCGGACGGCGTGAACGCCACCAGCAACGCTGTGGTCGCCCGCGTCAATGGCGTCCAGCCAACCAACGCTAACGTGACGCTGGCGCTGAGCACTGCACCGGTGCCAAGCGCACCTGCCAACCCGGCTGGCTGGGCCCCGGTCGTGCCTAACCCGGCAAGCGGTTACCCGATTGTGGCTTACACCAACTTCATCTTCGGCCAGTGCTACAAAGATGCAGCCGTGGCCACCGCCGTGCGCAACTTCCTGACCACCCACTACAGCAACCCGGGCAACAACGTCGCCACCGTCGCCCACAGCTTCACGCCGGTTCCCAACAACTGGAAAACCGCTGTGACCGCCAACTTCATCACCAACACCTCGGGCAATAACCTGGACATCAACAACGCCAACGCCTGCAACGGCATTGGTCGTCCTTTGTAA
- the gspD gene encoding type II secretion system secretin GspD — MKESRCKVARLALPLLLMALSACNSTTAPQHQPPLLVDSELGRPLANTQRSGDAVADRERAQAQARPVPKQLHNISQRGRSGAAPSNTVARNPLGEQPVTLNFVEADIQAVVRALSRATGQQFLVDPRVKGNLTLVSEGQVPARQAYDMLLAALRMQGFSVVDVGGVAQVVPEADAKLLGGPIYSADKPGGNGMLTRTFRLQYENAVNLIPVLRPIVSPNNPINAYPGNNTVVITDYAENLTRVAQLIESIDTPSAIDTDVVQIQNGIAADIAPMVADLLDAPGNDPTQKIAVIGDPRSNTIIIRAGSPERTELARNLIYKLDNAQSNPSNLHVVYLRNAQAAKLAQALRGLLTGESDSGSSDAARSVLSAMGSSTGGNAGQNGQSSTPSTGTSTTTGSGASGGSYAQGSGGGSSSGGTQSSEQNVAFSAGGVTIQADATTNTLLISAPEPLYRNLREVIDLLDQRRAQVVIESLIVEVGEDDASEFGVQWQTGNLGGKGVIGGANLGGAGLNTGAKNSIDVLPQGLNLGYVNGTVDIPGIGKILDLKVLARALKSKGGTNVLSTPNLLTLDNEAASIFVGQTIPFVSGSYVTGGGGTSNNPFQTVTREEVGLKLNVRPQISEGGTVKLDIYQEVSSIDERASNSVTAAGIVTNKRAIDTSILLDDGQIMVLGGLLQDGYSQSNDAVPWLGSLPGIGALFRNERRAITKTNLMVFLRPYIIRDSEAGRSITLNRYDFMRRAQGGLQPERSWAMPDMQAPQLPSAAQGVPAPGPTSGPRATIKAVPIEGSTRF, encoded by the coding sequence ATGAAGGAGTCACGCTGCAAAGTGGCACGTCTGGCGCTGCCGTTGTTGCTGATGGCATTGAGCGCGTGCAACAGCACCACGGCGCCGCAGCATCAGCCGCCGCTGTTGGTCGACAGCGAACTCGGCCGGCCGCTGGCCAACACCCAGCGCAGCGGCGATGCGGTGGCCGATCGCGAACGGGCGCAGGCTCAGGCGCGGCCGGTGCCCAAGCAGTTGCATAACATCAGTCAGCGTGGGCGCAGTGGTGCTGCGCCGAGCAACACGGTTGCGCGCAATCCGTTGGGCGAGCAACCGGTGACGCTCAATTTTGTCGAGGCGGATATTCAGGCGGTGGTGCGGGCGCTGTCGCGGGCCACCGGGCAGCAGTTTCTCGTCGATCCACGGGTCAAGGGCAATCTGACCTTGGTCTCGGAAGGTCAGGTGCCAGCCCGCCAGGCTTACGACATGCTGCTCGCGGCGTTGCGCATGCAAGGCTTCAGCGTGGTCGATGTCGGCGGCGTGGCGCAGGTGGTTCCCGAGGCCGACGCGAAACTGCTCGGCGGGCCGATCTACAGCGCGGATAAACCGGGCGGCAACGGCATGCTCACGCGCACGTTTCGCCTGCAATACGAAAACGCGGTCAACCTGATCCCGGTGCTGCGCCCGATTGTCTCGCCGAACAATCCGATCAATGCCTACCCCGGCAATAACACCGTGGTCATCACCGATTACGCCGAGAACCTCACCCGCGTTGCGCAGCTGATCGAGAGCATCGACACGCCGAGCGCGATCGACACCGATGTGGTGCAGATCCAGAACGGCATCGCTGCCGATATCGCGCCGATGGTGGCCGACTTGCTCGACGCGCCGGGCAATGATCCGACGCAGAAAATCGCCGTGATTGGCGACCCACGTTCCAATACCATCATCATCCGCGCCGGCAGCCCCGAGCGCACCGAGCTGGCGCGCAACCTGATCTACAAACTCGACAACGCGCAGAGCAATCCGAGCAATCTGCACGTGGTTTATCTGCGCAATGCCCAAGCGGCGAAACTCGCCCAAGCCTTGCGCGGTTTGCTCACCGGCGAGAGTGACAGCGGCAGCAGCGACGCGGCGCGGTCGGTGCTCAGCGCGATGGGCAGCAGCACCGGCGGCAATGCCGGGCAGAACGGCCAGAGCAGCACGCCGAGCACTGGCACTTCAACGACGACTGGCAGCGGCGCAAGCGGCGGCAGTTATGCTCAGGGCAGTGGCGGCGGCAGCAGCAGTGGCGGTACGCAAAGCAGCGAACAGAACGTTGCCTTCAGCGCCGGCGGGGTGACGATTCAGGCCGATGCCACCACCAACACGCTGCTGATTTCCGCACCGGAACCGCTGTATCGCAATCTGCGTGAGGTTATCGATCTGCTGGATCAGCGCCGTGCGCAGGTGGTGATCGAGAGTCTGATCGTCGAGGTCGGCGAGGACGATGCCAGTGAATTCGGTGTGCAATGGCAGACCGGCAATCTCGGCGGCAAGGGCGTGATCGGTGGCGCCAATCTGGGTGGCGCGGGTCTCAACACGGGGGCCAAGAACAGCATCGACGTGCTGCCGCAGGGTTTGAATCTTGGCTATGTCAACGGCACGGTCGACATCCCCGGCATCGGCAAGATTCTCGACCTGAAAGTGCTGGCCCGGGCGTTGAAGAGTAAGGGCGGCACCAACGTGCTGTCGACGCCGAACCTGCTGACGCTGGACAACGAAGCGGCGAGCATTTTTGTCGGCCAGACCATCCCGTTTGTCAGTGGTAGCTACGTCACTGGCGGCGGGGGCACCAGCAACAACCCGTTCCAGACCGTGACCCGCGAAGAGGTCGGCCTCAAGCTCAACGTGCGACCGCAGATTTCCGAGGGTGGCACGGTGAAGCTGGATATCTATCAGGAAGTCAGCAGCATCGATGAGCGCGCGTCCAACAGCGTGACCGCCGCCGGCATCGTTACCAACAAGCGCGCGATCGACACCAGCATTCTGCTCGACGATGGGCAGATCATGGTCCTCGGTGGTTTGCTTCAGGACGGCTACAGCCAGAGCAATGATGCCGTGCCATGGCTGGGCAGCCTGCCGGGCATCGGCGCGCTGTTTCGCAACGAACGCCGGGCGATCACCAAGACCAACCTGATGGTGTTCCTGCGCCCGTACATCATCCGCGACAGCGAAGCGGGGCGCAGCATCACACTCAACCGCTACGACTTCATGCGCCGCGCCCAGGGCGGCTTGCAACCGGAACGCAGCTGGGCGATGCCCGACATGCAGGCGCCGCAATTGCCAAGCGCCGCGCAAGGCGTGCCAGCGCCGGGGCCGACATCAGGCCCACGCGCCACGATCAAAGCCGTACCGATTGAAGGGAGCACCCGGTTTTGA
- the gspM gene encoding type II secretion system protein GspM: MSRATLAIYRGRWQRFSSQLQARWQPLALREKRMVAGMALVLVGLLIWLTLVKPPLARIAFWQSETPKLRAQTEALEVLLRSVNVRPQGQSVDQSLEQSLQAAGLAGHYQLQAAEGSAWQLNVDAAPADALLDWLLSQPSQLSLQVVEAQLQRASAASTEVTAGTLSGTVRMDQAQGAKEAS, translated from the coding sequence ATGAGTAGGGCGACGCTGGCGATTTACCGTGGACGCTGGCAGCGCTTCAGCAGCCAGTTGCAGGCGCGTTGGCAGCCGTTGGCGTTGCGTGAGAAACGCATGGTCGCCGGCATGGCGCTGGTGCTTGTCGGTCTGTTGATCTGGCTGACGCTGGTCAAGCCGCCATTGGCCAGGATCGCTTTCTGGCAGAGCGAAACGCCCAAGTTGCGCGCGCAAACCGAGGCGCTGGAAGTGCTGTTGCGCAGCGTCAACGTGCGGCCGCAGGGGCAAAGCGTTGACCAGTCGCTGGAGCAAAGTCTGCAAGCGGCGGGGCTGGCCGGGCATTACCAATTACAAGCGGCGGAGGGCAGCGCGTGGCAGTTGAATGTCGACGCCGCGCCGGCCGATGCGCTGCTCGACTGGCTGCTCAGCCAGCCGTCGCAACTTTCTCTGCAGGTGGTCGAGGCGCAGTTGCAGCGCGCAAGCGCGGCCTCGACCGAAGTCACTGCCGGCACATTGTCAGGCACCGTTCGCATGGATCAGGCGCAGGGCGCTAAGGAAGCTTCATGA